The [Bacillus] selenitireducens MLS10 genome includes a region encoding these proteins:
- a CDS encoding ABC transporter permease codes for MTTNHHDKNHDQTNKEMHTEEQKVEGKKPSTILRFMNRRWMDHWSGNPPGPILLLIGIVTAILMSVPILYVIWRAVFAGADSWARLLGNRIPGLIWDTLSLVVAVTAAAITIGVSVAWLVVRTDLPGRKWLQWMMALPLVIPPYVGAVTYIIVFGPSGWARDLWEQSFLDSIIAYPINIYSFWGVFITLTLFTYPYVFLIASASLRKMNKSFEEVARSQGMSTAQIFFKVNLPLLRPAIGAGAILISLYVLSDFGAIAMLRYVTFTAAIYYQRAGFDIPAASVLSLVLIVITVLILWLESYTRRKNKYYQTTNSYKEPDILSLGKWKPIATLYIGTVFSLAVVLPISVLVYWTVIGAGAGAIDSRFFGFAWNSIKVSGLAAVISMLLATPIIYLKSRHPSLTSSTIDKLSYGGYALPGVIVALGLVFIFNNHIPMLYNTFYMIAVAFVVRFLPQAMQAGDASLSLVSPRMDEAARSLGYPAWKVMFKVVLPTIMPGVLAGGALVFVSSIKELPATLMLRPPGFDTLAVRVYYEASEAIYHQAAPGALLIVLVSIIPLHYLLKKY; via the coding sequence ATGACAACCAATCATCACGATAAGAATCACGATCAGACAAATAAAGAAATGCATACAGAAGAACAGAAGGTTGAGGGCAAAAAGCCCTCAACCATTCTGCGTTTCATGAACAGGCGGTGGATGGATCACTGGAGCGGGAATCCGCCGGGTCCGATTCTGCTGTTAATCGGTATCGTCACGGCGATTCTCATGTCTGTCCCGATTCTGTATGTGATCTGGCGCGCGGTTTTCGCAGGTGCTGACAGCTGGGCGCGGCTGTTGGGGAACCGGATTCCCGGCCTTATCTGGGATACACTTTCCCTTGTTGTCGCCGTTACCGCTGCGGCGATTACGATCGGTGTCAGTGTCGCCTGGCTTGTTGTCAGGACGGATCTGCCGGGGCGCAAATGGCTTCAGTGGATGATGGCACTGCCTCTCGTTATCCCTCCTTACGTGGGGGCGGTGACGTACATCATTGTGTTCGGGCCGAGCGGCTGGGCGAGGGATCTGTGGGAACAATCGTTCCTCGACTCGATCATCGCCTACCCGATAAATATATATTCCTTTTGGGGTGTATTCATTACCCTGACCCTCTTCACGTATCCGTACGTCTTTCTGATTGCCAGTGCATCACTCAGGAAGATGAACAAAAGCTTTGAAGAGGTGGCCCGTTCACAGGGAATGAGTACGGCGCAGATCTTTTTCAAGGTGAACTTGCCCCTTTTGCGGCCGGCGATTGGTGCCGGAGCGATTCTGATCAGTCTCTATGTATTGTCTGATTTCGGTGCGATTGCGATGCTCCGCTATGTGACGTTTACTGCAGCGATTTATTACCAGCGTGCGGGTTTTGATATCCCGGCTGCTTCGGTACTGAGTCTCGTTCTGATTGTCATTACGGTCCTGATCCTGTGGCTCGAATCGTATACAAGGAGAAAGAACAAGTACTACCAGACAACGAACTCCTACAAAGAACCGGATATTCTGTCCCTCGGAAAATGGAAGCCGATTGCGACCCTTTATATCGGCACGGTTTTCAGTCTTGCGGTGGTCCTGCCGATCAGTGTCCTTGTGTACTGGACGGTCATCGGTGCAGGTGCAGGGGCCATTGACAGCCGCTTCTTCGGTTTCGCCTGGAACAGCATTAAAGTGTCCGGCCTTGCAGCCGTGATTTCCATGCTGTTGGCGACACCGATCATTTACCTGAAATCCCGTCATCCGTCACTGACGTCTAGTACGATCGACAAGCTGAGCTATGGCGGCTATGCCTTGCCGGGGGTGATTGTGGCACTTGGACTGGTCTTTATCTTTAACAATCACATTCCAATGCTTTATAACACGTTTTATATGATTGCCGTTGCGTTTGTCGTGCGCTTCCTGCCACAGGCCATGCAGGCGGGGGATGCGTCTCTCAGTCTCGTGTCACCGCGGATGGATGAAGCGGCGAGAAGCCTCGGATACCCTGCCTGGAAGGTTATGTTCAAAGTTGTCCTGCCAACGATAATGCCGGGTGTTCTCGCAGGAGGTGCCCTCGTTTTTGTCAGTTCCATCAAGGAACTTCCGGCCACGCTCATGCTTAGGCCGCCGGGGTTTGATACCCTGGCGGTGCGGGTCTACTATGAAGCGTCGGAAGCGATCTATCATCAGGCGGCTCCTGGTGCCCTCCTGATTGTATTGGTCTCGATCATTCCGCTGCATTATCTCCTGAAGAAATATTAA
- a CDS encoding ornithine--oxo-acid transaminase: MTKTMDIIEVTEKYGARNYHPLPIVIAKAEGVWVEDPEGNRYIDMLSAYSAVNQGHRHPKIIQALKDQADRITLTSRAFHNDQLGAFYEKVSKMTNKDMVLPMNTGAEAVETAVKAVRRWAYRVKGVPENQAEIIVCEENFHGRTMTAVSLSSNEAYKKDFGPMLPGIKVIPYGDLNALKEAITPNTAAFLFEPIQGEAGINMPPEGFLKEAYELCRENRVLYVADEIQCGLARSGKLFACDWEEVEPDMYILGKALGGGVMPISCVAANEEILGVFEPGSHGSTFGGNPLSCAVSVAALDVIESEQLAERSLRLGTYFKEQLETLDNPKIREVRGRGLFIGVEMTEAARPYCEALKEKGLLCKETHENVIRFAPPLVISEEDLDWAIGQIKDVLKG, from the coding sequence ATGACCAAAACGATGGATATTATTGAAGTCACGGAGAAATACGGTGCGAGGAACTACCACCCGCTTCCGATCGTGATCGCAAAAGCCGAAGGTGTCTGGGTGGAGGACCCGGAAGGGAACCGCTATATTGACATGCTGAGTGCCTACTCCGCGGTCAACCAGGGGCACCGTCATCCGAAAATCATTCAGGCCCTGAAGGATCAGGCAGACCGGATTACCCTCACTTCGAGGGCGTTCCATAATGATCAGCTCGGCGCTTTTTATGAAAAAGTCTCCAAGATGACAAATAAAGACATGGTTCTGCCGATGAATACGGGAGCTGAAGCCGTTGAAACTGCGGTCAAAGCCGTGCGGCGCTGGGCGTACCGGGTGAAAGGCGTGCCGGAAAACCAGGCGGAAATCATCGTCTGCGAAGAGAACTTTCACGGACGGACGATGACGGCTGTTTCCCTGTCTTCCAATGAGGCATACAAAAAGGACTTCGGTCCGATGCTCCCGGGAATCAAAGTGATCCCATACGGCGATTTGAACGCCCTTAAAGAAGCGATTACACCGAATACAGCGGCTTTTCTGTTTGAACCGATTCAGGGTGAGGCAGGCATTAATATGCCGCCTGAAGGCTTTTTGAAAGAAGCGTATGAGCTTTGCCGGGAAAACCGGGTTCTTTACGTGGCGGACGAAATCCAGTGCGGTCTCGCCCGTTCAGGCAAGCTGTTTGCCTGTGACTGGGAAGAGGTCGAGCCGGATATGTATATTCTCGGAAAGGCCCTTGGGGGCGGCGTCATGCCGATCTCCTGTGTGGCAGCCAACGAAGAGATTCTCGGGGTCTTTGAGCCGGGCTCTCACGGTTCCACGTTCGGAGGCAACCCGCTTTCCTGCGCCGTTTCCGTTGCAGCGCTCGATGTTATAGAATCCGAACAGCTCGCAGAGCGGAGTCTTCGGCTCGGGACGTATTTCAAAGAACAGCTCGAGACCCTTGATAACCCGAAAATCCGGGAAGTCAGAGGACGGGGACTGTTTATCGGGGTTGAAATGACGGAGGCGGCCAGACCATACTGTGAAGCATTAAAGGAAAAGGGGCTCCTTTGTAAAGAAACCCATGAGAACGTCATCCGATTTGCACCGCCGCTCGTGATCTCTGAAGAGGATCTCGACTGGGCAATCGGACAGATCAAAGATGTGCTGAAAGGCTGA
- a CDS encoding proline dehydrogenase family protein — protein MITRNLFLFLSQNKYVKGKARKWGPKLGAHSLIAGETIQEAMDTVRELNAKGLSATVDHLGEFVYTREEAEESANYCMRTLDAIAESGVDCNLSLKLTSLGLDVDRNLCRDNMMAILETAEKHGGIFVRIDMEDYSHLDATLELLHELRQTYTNVGTAVQGYLFRAEKDVDRLKGTNIRLIKGAYKESPEVVYQKQEDVDANYVKIIKRHMLNGSYAAVATHDHNVIAEIKQFAEDNGIPREQFEFQMLYGFRTDMQEEIVKEGYKMRIYVPFGEDWYGYYMRRMAERPQNIVFGVRGLLSK, from the coding sequence ATGATTACAAGAAACCTGTTTTTATTTTTATCCCAGAATAAATATGTCAAAGGGAAGGCAAGAAAATGGGGGCCGAAACTCGGTGCCCATAGCCTGATTGCAGGGGAAACGATCCAGGAAGCGATGGATACCGTACGTGAATTGAATGCGAAAGGCCTGTCTGCGACAGTCGATCATCTAGGTGAGTTCGTCTATACACGTGAAGAAGCGGAAGAGTCCGCCAATTACTGCATGCGCACCCTGGATGCCATTGCAGAGAGCGGCGTGGACTGTAATCTGTCTCTGAAGCTGACGTCACTTGGCCTTGACGTGGACCGCAACCTTTGCCGGGATAATATGATGGCCATCCTTGAAACGGCTGAGAAACATGGTGGGATCTTTGTCCGGATTGACATGGAGGACTACTCCCATCTCGATGCGACTCTGGAGCTGCTTCATGAACTGCGCCAGACGTATACCAACGTCGGTACAGCTGTACAGGGTTACCTGTTCCGGGCTGAGAAAGACGTGGATCGTCTTAAGGGGACGAATATCCGTCTGATCAAGGGCGCGTACAAAGAATCACCTGAGGTGGTCTATCAGAAACAGGAAGATGTCGATGCCAACTATGTCAAGATCATCAAGCGTCATATGCTGAATGGCAGCTATGCCGCCGTTGCGACACATGATCACAACGTAATCGCTGAAATCAAGCAGTTTGCCGAGGACAACGGGATTCCGCGTGAACAGTTTGAGTTTCAGATGCTGTACGGTTTCCGCACGGATATGCAGGAGGAAATCGTAAAAGAAGGCTACAAGATGCGAATCTATGTCCCGTTTGGGGAAGACTGGTACGGTTATTATATGAGAAGGATGGCGGAGCGTCCGCAAAATATTGTATTCGGCGTTCGCGGGCTGTTGTCCAAGTAA
- a CDS encoding ABC transporter ATP-binding protein, whose amino-acid sequence MSFIRMEKITKRFTKSGDPAVQGLDLSINKGEIITLLGPSGCGKTTTLRMIAGFEHPSGGRITIDGTDVFTDSHSLPPEKRGIGMVFQDYALFPHMTILKNVMFGLNKWNSRAKKKRAFEVLELVGLEEYADRYPTQLSGGQQQRVALARALAPKPHVVLMDEPFSNLDAGLREKMRYDVTTILRKAETTAIMVTHDQKDAFAVSDRVVVMKDGIVQQIAEPKEMYRCPKNCFVAEFVGKTNLLSGKVDADGQHIHTNIGKVLLPQQFNRHNLDDVKLSIRPEGCRLSDQGAYCGAVERVTYSGDYQELHVRLHNEPDLRKEPMLIYAPVEQEVEVGTTVSFDIKSELVALVE is encoded by the coding sequence ATGAGCTTCATCAGAATGGAAAAGATCACGAAAAGGTTTACAAAGTCAGGGGATCCGGCCGTACAGGGGTTGGATTTATCGATAAACAAAGGTGAAATCATTACCCTTTTGGGACCAAGCGGGTGCGGGAAAACGACAACGCTTCGCATGATTGCGGGCTTTGAACATCCGTCCGGTGGCAGGATTACCATTGATGGAACAGATGTGTTTACGGACAGTCATTCACTTCCGCCTGAAAAACGCGGGATCGGCATGGTTTTTCAGGATTACGCCTTGTTTCCGCATATGACAATATTGAAAAATGTGATGTTTGGTCTGAATAAATGGAACAGCCGCGCGAAGAAAAAGCGGGCTTTTGAAGTCCTTGAACTGGTCGGTCTCGAAGAGTATGCAGACCGTTATCCGACACAGCTCTCCGGTGGTCAGCAGCAACGTGTCGCCTTAGCCCGTGCCCTTGCACCAAAGCCGCATGTGGTACTGATGGATGAGCCGTTCAGTAACCTTGATGCGGGGCTTCGTGAAAAGATGCGTTACGATGTGACGACGATTCTCCGAAAAGCTGAAACAACGGCGATTATGGTAACGCACGATCAGAAAGACGCATTTGCGGTATCGGACCGTGTTGTTGTCATGAAAGACGGGATTGTCCAGCAAATCGCTGAACCGAAAGAAATGTACCGCTGTCCGAAAAACTGTTTTGTGGCAGAATTCGTCGGCAAAACCAATCTTCTGTCCGGAAAAGTTGATGCTGACGGTCAGCACATTCATACGAATATCGGGAAAGTGCTGTTGCCGCAACAGTTCAACCGCCATAATCTTGACGATGTGAAGCTCTCGATCCGTCCGGAAGGCTGCCGCCTTTCCGATCAGGGGGCCTACTGCGGAGCCGTAGAACGTGTGACATACAGCGGTGACTATCAGGAATTGCATGTGCGGCTTCACAATGAGCCCGATTTAAGGAAAGAACCTATGCTCATTTATGCGCCGGTAGAACAGGAAGTGGAAGTCGGAACAACGGTTTCCTTTGATATTAAATCTGAACTGGTCGCTCTTGTTGAATAA
- a CDS encoding SMP-30/gluconolactonase/LRE family protein has translation MLQAELVLDIKATLGEGPCWDEDSQKLIWVDIEGCTVNHFDPSTGMNASTHVGKRVGAAVQRDQGGLILALDDGFYAFDPDSGELVHLHDPEPGVQTNRFNDGKCDPSGRFWAGSMVLKGRKERAALYRMDPDGSLHIMETGVTISNGLEFDEARGLMYYIDSVTKQIARYDYDGESGEIRNKTAAFSVADQPGVPDGMTIDDEGMLWVAFFNGGKVVRFAPDSGAVLEEVAVASLKVTSCTFGGRDYHELYITTARADEGQHEPHSGGLFKVRLPVSGVKSYRFKG, from the coding sequence GTGCTTCAGGCGGAACTTGTATTGGACATCAAAGCAACATTGGGGGAGGGGCCTTGCTGGGATGAAGACAGCCAGAAGCTGATCTGGGTGGATATCGAAGGATGCACGGTCAACCACTTTGATCCCTCAACAGGGATGAATGCATCCACCCATGTCGGAAAGCGTGTCGGAGCGGCAGTCCAAAGAGATCAAGGCGGCCTTATCCTCGCATTGGATGACGGGTTCTATGCATTTGATCCGGACAGCGGCGAGCTCGTTCATCTGCATGACCCGGAGCCCGGTGTACAGACGAACCGGTTCAATGACGGAAAATGCGATCCGTCCGGACGGTTTTGGGCCGGGTCCATGGTGCTGAAAGGAAGAAAGGAACGGGCGGCCCTGTACCGGATGGATCCGGACGGCTCGCTTCACATCATGGAAACGGGCGTGACGATTTCCAATGGACTGGAATTCGATGAGGCAAGGGGCCTGATGTACTATATCGATTCGGTGACGAAACAGATCGCCCGGTATGACTATGACGGGGAATCAGGAGAGATCCGAAACAAAACCGCAGCGTTCTCTGTCGCCGATCAGCCCGGTGTCCCGGATGGCATGACCATCGATGATGAAGGCATGCTTTGGGTGGCGTTTTTTAACGGGGGCAAGGTAGTCCGGTTTGCCCCTGATTCCGGAGCGGTGCTTGAGGAAGTGGCAGTGGCGTCATTGAAAGTGACCTCATGTACCTTTGGAGGCAGAGACTACCATGAGCTGTATATCACCACCGCCAGGGCGGATGAAGGTCAACATGAGCCTCATTCGGGCGGGCTGTTTAAAGTCCGTCTGCCGGTTTCGGGCGTGAAATCGTACAGGTTCAAAGGATAA
- a CDS encoding sigma-54 interaction domain-containing protein produces MQPEKLTDTAFIHPVYRKLLDYLDIGIHMINTEGRSVIYNRKMSEMEDMNPKEVLNKRIMEIFLFDSEEESRLLQALNNNVVHKDAKQVYFNFKGQEITTVNNTFPLTVDGEKIGAVEIARDITKLERLSRETSRGASDARFTFDQIIGNSPAIEDVVENARRATRTTSSVLIYGETGTGKELFAQSIHNGSSRASKPFISQNCAALPDTLIEGILFGSVKGAFTGATDHPGLFEQANGGTLMLDEINSLSASLQAKLLRAIQEKTIRRIGDTKSRSVDVRIIATMNEDPVDALSKNKLREDLYYRLSVVSIVIPPLRHRKEDLTVLIAHFIRKYNRLFQMNIQEVTDDVFNLFSEYDWPGNVRELEHTIEGAMNLIYDDEPIGFQHLPLHLKHKFTQPPATSEGTERLFTQQPEPGLPLETYMDTVEKAYIQKSLTEAGGNISQAARTLGLKRQSLQYRMRKFNL; encoded by the coding sequence ATGCAGCCGGAAAAACTGACTGATACCGCATTCATTCACCCTGTGTACCGAAAGCTTCTCGATTACCTGGATATCGGCATTCACATGATCAATACCGAAGGACGGTCCGTCATCTATAACCGGAAAATGTCCGAAATGGAGGACATGAATCCAAAGGAAGTATTAAACAAACGGATCATGGAGATTTTCCTCTTTGATTCCGAAGAGGAGAGCCGTCTTCTCCAGGCACTGAACAACAACGTTGTCCACAAAGACGCCAAGCAGGTCTACTTTAATTTTAAGGGCCAGGAAATCACCACCGTCAACAATACCTTCCCGCTCACCGTGGACGGTGAGAAGATCGGCGCGGTGGAAATCGCCCGGGACATCACCAAACTCGAACGCCTTTCAAGGGAAACGAGCCGGGGAGCAAGCGACGCCCGGTTCACCTTTGATCAGATCATCGGAAACAGCCCCGCCATTGAAGACGTCGTGGAAAATGCGAGACGGGCCACAAGGACAACGTCTTCCGTGCTGATTTACGGGGAGACAGGAACCGGAAAGGAACTCTTCGCCCAAAGCATTCACAACGGAAGCAGCCGTGCATCGAAACCGTTTATCAGCCAAAACTGTGCAGCCCTTCCCGATACGCTGATTGAAGGGATTCTGTTTGGCTCCGTTAAAGGCGCGTTTACCGGCGCAACGGATCACCCCGGCCTCTTTGAACAGGCGAACGGCGGGACACTGATGCTTGATGAGATCAACTCCCTCAGCGCCTCTCTCCAGGCGAAGCTCTTGCGGGCCATTCAGGAAAAAACGATCCGCAGAATCGGGGACACAAAAAGCCGGAGCGTAGACGTCAGGATAATCGCCACGATGAACGAAGATCCCGTGGACGCACTCTCCAAGAATAAGCTTCGTGAAGACCTGTATTACCGGCTGAGTGTCGTATCGATTGTCATTCCGCCGCTGAGACACCGAAAAGAGGACCTTACTGTTTTAATTGCCCATTTCATACGGAAATATAACAGGCTTTTTCAGATGAATATTCAGGAAGTTACTGATGACGTGTTCAATCTGTTCAGCGAGTATGACTGGCCCGGCAACGTCAGAGAGCTTGAACACACGATCGAAGGGGCGATGAATCTGATTTATGACGACGAGCCGATTGGCTTTCAGCACCTTCCCCTTCACCTGAAACACAAATTTACTCAGCCGCCCGCCACTTCCGAGGGAACCGAACGTCTCTTCACCCAGCAACCTGAACCGGGACTTCCCCTTGAGACGTATATGGATACGGTGGAAAAGGCCTACATTCAAAAGTCGCTCACAGAAGCCGGCGGCAACATCAGTCAGGCTGCCCGCACGCTCGGCCTGAAGCGGCAGAGCCTGCAGTACCGGATGAGAAAATTCAACCTCTAA
- a CDS encoding extracellular solute-binding protein, which produces MKKGFLLSAAILPGFMLAACGNDGNNETGSNEANDNEVVEAGGELVVYSARNETFVQALLDKFEEDTGIEVLALHGAEPLQIQEEAGNVQADIFISNDLGGLEYLNQQDLLEGGDYENVDSIDEQYRAENNEWIALSSRARGFIYNKDMIAEEDVPQSMEDLFDPSYADVENGYAITRGGNGGMIGNVSALRYEWGDERTQEWIETIQENASGIMQGHGDIRRAVGAGEHSFGLVNNYYYHQQLEEPDNNNVGFVYPDQEDGQMGAITNAAGLGKVAGGPNGDNGDRFMNWILEEENQLAFVGESLEVPINPDLEPPFEGAVRIADLNLQDMPLRELGNFFEDTRSLIEDAGLDLELR; this is translated from the coding sequence ATGAAAAAAGGTTTTTTACTCAGTGCGGCGATTCTGCCAGGCTTTATGCTTGCAGCTTGCGGGAACGACGGAAACAATGAAACAGGAAGTAACGAAGCAAATGATAACGAAGTTGTGGAAGCCGGAGGCGAACTTGTAGTATACTCAGCACGTAACGAAACATTCGTCCAGGCACTTCTCGATAAATTCGAAGAAGATACAGGGATTGAGGTATTGGCGCTTCACGGCGCTGAGCCGCTTCAGATTCAGGAAGAGGCAGGCAATGTGCAGGCGGATATCTTTATCTCCAATGACCTTGGCGGACTTGAATACTTAAATCAGCAGGATCTCCTTGAAGGTGGCGACTATGAGAATGTCGATTCCATCGACGAACAGTACCGTGCTGAAAATAATGAATGGATTGCTTTATCATCAAGAGCAAGAGGGTTTATCTACAATAAAGACATGATAGCTGAAGAAGACGTACCTCAGTCCATGGAAGACCTGTTTGACCCGTCCTATGCAGACGTGGAGAATGGCTATGCCATTACCCGCGGCGGTAACGGGGGCATGATCGGGAATGTGTCGGCTCTCCGCTACGAGTGGGGCGATGAGCGTACACAGGAGTGGATCGAAACGATCCAGGAAAATGCTTCCGGGATCATGCAGGGCCATGGTGATATTCGGCGGGCAGTGGGTGCAGGTGAGCATTCATTTGGACTCGTGAATAACTATTACTATCACCAGCAGCTCGAAGAGCCGGATAACAACAATGTCGGCTTCGTATACCCGGACCAGGAAGACGGTCAAATGGGCGCGATCACAAACGCTGCAGGACTCGGGAAAGTGGCCGGCGGACCGAACGGTGATAATGGCGACCGGTTCATGAACTGGATTCTTGAAGAAGAAAACCAGCTTGCCTTTGTCGGTGAATCACTTGAAGTGCCGATTAACCCTGATCTCGAGCCGCCGTTCGAAGGTGCTGTAAGGATTGCCGATCTGAATCTTCAGGACATGCCACTTCGCGAATTGGGTAACTTCTTCGAGGATACACGCAGTCTGATTGAAGATGCTGGGCTTGATCTTGAACTGAGATAA
- the pruA gene encoding L-glutamate gamma-semialdehyde dehydrogenase: MVVPYRHEPFTDFTVEENRKDYQEALDYVKSQLGKEYPLIINGEKVFTEKKSVSENPANHKEVVGYVSQCSQDLAKQAMEAADEAFTSWKKWDPAARANILFRASAMIRRRKHEFSAWLTYEAGKPWKEADADTAEAIDFLEYYARQILRLKDGIPINSRDGENNTFNYIPLGIGITISPWNFAFAIMAGTTVGPMVAGNTILLKPARTTPVIAYKFMEVLLEAGLPKGVVNYVPGSSREIGDYLVDHPRTRFINFTGSKEVGLHIAERAAKVNEGQIWMKRMISEMGGKDTIIVDSDADLELAAEAITYSAFGFSGQKCSACSRVIAHKDVYDDVLNRVVERTKKLTVGPTFKDNSNFMGPVNDQDAFDKILDYIEVGKKEGRLMVGGTGDNSEGYFIHPTVFADVDSKARVMQEEIFGPVVAFDKAEDFDELIEKANNTEYGLTGAVISNNRDHLEQARQDFHVGNLYFNRGCTAAIVGYHPFGGFNMSGTDSKAGGPDYLLHFLQPKTVSDMF; the protein is encoded by the coding sequence ATGGTAGTACCTTACAGACATGAACCATTTACAGATTTTACGGTGGAGGAAAACCGTAAAGACTATCAGGAAGCGCTCGATTATGTAAAGAGTCAGCTCGGCAAGGAATATCCACTGATTATTAACGGAGAAAAAGTATTCACAGAAAAGAAATCTGTTTCAGAAAATCCGGCTAACCATAAAGAAGTTGTCGGCTACGTATCACAGTGCAGCCAGGACCTCGCCAAACAGGCCATGGAAGCTGCGGATGAGGCGTTCACATCGTGGAAGAAATGGGATCCGGCGGCGCGTGCGAACATTCTGTTCCGTGCATCAGCCATGATCCGTCGCAGAAAGCATGAATTCTCAGCCTGGCTCACGTATGAAGCCGGGAAGCCGTGGAAGGAAGCGGACGCAGATACAGCGGAAGCCATCGACTTCCTTGAATACTATGCCCGTCAGATCCTTCGTCTGAAGGACGGCATTCCGATTAATTCCCGTGACGGCGAGAACAATACGTTCAATTATATCCCGCTCGGTATCGGGATCACCATTTCCCCTTGGAACTTCGCCTTTGCCATCATGGCAGGAACGACAGTGGGGCCGATGGTGGCAGGAAACACGATCCTCCTGAAGCCGGCAAGAACGACACCGGTTATCGCCTATAAGTTCATGGAAGTGCTCCTTGAAGCCGGCTTGCCAAAAGGCGTTGTCAACTACGTGCCGGGGTCGAGCCGTGAAATCGGGGATTACCTCGTAGATCACCCGAGAACCCGCTTTATCAACTTCACCGGATCGAAGGAAGTCGGTCTGCATATCGCAGAGCGCGCTGCAAAAGTGAACGAAGGACAGATCTGGATGAAGCGCATGATCTCGGAGATGGGCGGGAAAGATACGATCATCGTCGACAGCGATGCGGATCTTGAACTGGCCGCAGAAGCAATCACGTATTCCGCATTCGGATTCTCCGGGCAGAAGTGTTCCGCGTGTTCACGGGTTATCGCGCATAAGGATGTGTATGATGATGTCCTGAACCGCGTGGTGGAACGCACGAAGAAGCTGACGGTCGGACCGACGTTCAAGGATAACTCCAACTTTATGGGGCCTGTGAATGACCAGGATGCCTTCGATAAGATTCTCGACTATATTGAAGTCGGCAAGAAGGAAGGCAGGCTGATGGTTGGCGGAACAGGCGATAATTCGGAAGGGTACTTCATTCACCCGACGGTCTTTGCCGATGTGGACTCCAAAGCCCGCGTGATGCAAGAAGAGATCTTTGGACCGGTCGTTGCCTTTGATAAGGCGGAAGACTTCGACGAGCTCATCGAAAAAGCCAACAACACAGAGTACGGTCTGACGGGTGCGGTGATTTCGAATAACCGTGACCATCTTGAACAGGCCCGTCAGGACTTTCATGTCGGAAATCTGTATTTCAACCGCGGTTGTACAGCTGCGATTGTCGGGTATCATCCATTCGGCGGCTTCAACATGTCCGGAACGGACTCCAAAGCCGGCGGACCGGACTATCTCCTGCACTTCCTGCAGCCTAAAACCGTATCGGATATGTTCTAA
- the rocF gene encoding arginase yields the protein MNRQLSIIGVPMDLGQNRRGVDMGPSAMRYAGVVDRLTALGYEVEDRGDVRIGRSSEEEESQSNLKDLHEVVDANKALAKEVKSVVEAERFPLVLGGDHSIAIGTLAGVSEPFENMGVIWYDAHGDLNTGETSPSGNIHGMPLAVSLGIGHPSLTEIGGYAPKVKPENIVIIGARSLDEGERKLIREKGIQVYTMHEVDRYGMSHVMQEALSYLKDRQTDGVHLSLDLDALDPQDAPGVGTPVLGGTSYRETHLAMEILADADILTSAEFVEVNPILDVKNKTAEAGVGLIGSLFGEKLL from the coding sequence ATGAACAGACAGTTATCGATTATCGGCGTCCCGATGGACCTCGGTCAAAATCGCCGGGGAGTGGATATGGGACCGAGTGCGATGCGTTATGCCGGGGTGGTGGATCGCCTGACGGCACTCGGGTATGAGGTGGAAGACCGCGGTGATGTCCGCATTGGCAGATCCTCTGAAGAAGAGGAAAGCCAGTCAAATCTCAAGGATCTGCATGAAGTGGTGGATGCCAACAAGGCGCTTGCCAAAGAGGTGAAGTCTGTAGTTGAAGCAGAACGCTTTCCTCTCGTTCTCGGTGGGGATCACAGCATCGCGATTGGGACGCTTGCCGGTGTCTCGGAACCGTTTGAAAACATGGGAGTGATCTGGTACGACGCCCATGGTGATCTGAATACCGGGGAGACGTCCCCTTCGGGTAATATTCACGGGATGCCCCTTGCGGTGAGCCTTGGGATCGGGCATCCGTCCCTGACGGAAATCGGCGGATACGCACCAAAGGTTAAACCGGAAAATATCGTGATCATCGGTGCAAGATCCCTCGATGAAGGCGAACGGAAGCTGATCAGGGAAAAAGGGATTCAGGTGTATACGATGCATGAGGTGGACCGGTACGGGATGTCTCATGTTATGCAGGAGGCACTGTCGTACCTGAAAGACAGGCAGACGGACGGCGTTCATTTAAGTCTTGATCTTGATGCCCTTGATCCTCAGGATGCACCGGGTGTCGGGACACCGGTGCTTGGAGGCACGTCCTACCGGGAGACGCATCTTGCCATGGAGATCCTCGCAGATGCCGACATCCTGACATCTGCGGAGTTCGTTGAGGTGAATCCGATTCTCGACGTAAAGAACAAGACAGCCGAAGCGGGTGTTGGTCTCATCGGATCACTGTTCGGAGAGAAACTGCTCTGA